In Plasmodium vivax chromosome 14, whole genome shotgun sequence, the genomic window TGCTGTACCAGCAGATCTTCCTCGCCAGCAGCAACTTAAATTTGAGTGCCGGCGACCACAGCCAGAGGATCAACCCCAATGACATCCTGcataataacataataaataagcTCAACCGGGACAAGCCGAAGGTGTGGAAATATGCAGACCTCCTCTCCGattataaaaacgaaattaacaaaaataatatgaacaacTTAGAAATGAATATGAACATTAATAACTCCCATgtggtgaaggagaaggacgaCCAGGAGTGCATCCTCCGCTTCATAGGCACCTACAATATCTGCCATACGCTCATCCCCATCACCCTGCAACTTTCCAATAATACCTATGAGGAGCTGGTCAAATTTATGAAGGTGTATAACTACCTCAGCATGGAAGAGCTCAAGTATGCCCTTCTCGCGAAAAGCGTCAACTGTAAGGgcctcttctttttaattattaattttttttacaagcCTAAGGCGGTGAAGAGTCTGAAGAAATACATCATCGATTTGAAGCTGCTCATGTACAATCGGATTCTTAAGCGGAAGAACAGGGAGAAGATGACCAATGGGGGGGTCAAGATCCACAAGATCAGCGAgatttcctcctccagctCCGGCACGTCCTTCGGGGGGATCGTCCCCTACCTCAAGGGGCGGAAGTCCCACACGGGGAGCACTCCCAAGGGGGGAACCATCCACACATCTGACACTCCCAAGGGGGGGCGCACCCACGTAGCGCATACCACGAAGGGGGAGCGCACCCCCCACAGTAGCAGCGAAccgggggaaaacaaaataaccaTACGGACCAAGGGGAGACCGCACCCCGAGAGCTACAACGAAATGCTCCTCCTCAACTCCCTGGACGATCTCGATTTCGCAAACACCCCCAACTACCGAAACTATTACCACATGCTGGAGAGGGTCAGTCTAAATATGTACTACTACCTGGAGGGCCTAAAGTACAACATATATCGCTTCCAATTCCCGGAGTGCATGAGGggcttcctttttcaaacGGCCACGGAGTACCTCTACCAGAAGTACAGTGCCTTCCTCATCGGCATAATAACCATCAACAAagagatttttttaaaccccgTGGACTACATCATTGGGGAGGAGAACAAGTTTTACTACACATCCGCCTTTTCGGGCATCATCCTGACCACCAGCCTCGACAACCTCATTAAGCTCTCCTCCATTAAGAACATCTCGAAGAAGGTCTATGAGTACAACGACCGCCGCATCAGCGAGCGCTTCCGGGGGAgagcgggggggagagcggcgggggggagagcggcgGGGGTGAAAGGGGATAGGGTGAACACCGCTAAACAGAACACCGCTAAACAGAACACCGCTAAACAGAACACCGCTAAACCGAGCGCTGCCACCGCGGCACGGGGGAAGGTCAACTTTGACCCCAGCGGCGGCCGTTCGGGCAGCGACGGGCAGGGCAGCGGCGAGGCCGACGGGCAGGCGCGCCGCCACTCGGAGCGGCAGTCGGAGGGGCAGTCGGAACGGCAGTTGGAACGCCAATCGGAGCGGCAGTCGGAACGGCAGTTGGAACGCCAATCGGAGCGGCAGTCGGAACGGCAGTCGGAGCGCCAATCGGAGCGGCAGCCGGAGCGCCCCCCGCGGAGCCACCTGCTCTACAACTTCTTCCTGGGCATCTACGAAATCGACAACTACATATCGGCGTACCGGGACATATTCAGCGAGAAGGACAAGCCGCTGCTGCTGGTGTGCGGGTGGCCGGACAACATACACCTGTTCCTCAAGCACCTGCAGGTGAACACGGGCAACTGGCTGCGGCacagaaggaagaggagaaggcgGCGCAGGcgcagaaggaaaagggaggaggGGCAGAAGGGGCAGAAGTTGCAGAAGGGGCAGAAGGGGCAGAAGTTGCAGAAGGGGCAGAAGGGGCAGAAGATGCAGAAGATGCAAACGGGGGGGACCGAGAAGGAGCAGCGTGGCGAACAGCGCATTGTGCATGTGAACAGCGCGGGAAGTGATGGTTCTTGTAGTGACGACTCAGGTAGCGCCGCCTCTGGCAGCGACGACTCCGGGGACCACTCCTACGACGAGAGCGCCGcgcggaggaaaaaaagggccgGCGGAAAAATCAAATACAACATCATCATCCTGTCTCTGCATGTGCCAAAGTTCAACTACGAGAACGACCTGATGGACTTCTCCCATAACGTGGCCTTCATCCGGGGGTCAGCCCTGAACAGCACCAACCTGATACAGGCCGGCGTGTTCTACGCGAAGAGGCTCATCATCTTCAACGCCAACCACAGCCTCTTCATAGACAAAGACGCCTACCGGATCGACAACGAAGTGATCATCATAAAGAACGTCATATACCAGCTGTACAACAGCGTGCTGAAGAGCCGCTTTAATTACATGAATTTGGTGAAGAGGGTCTTCAAAAGGGAGTTCAAGGACGCCAACATTAACGAGAAGGTGTTCTCCGGCGAGGTCCCCTTCCAGCTGAACGAGATGATACGGGTGAAGACGTGCTCGTCGTCCGCTACGTCGTCCGGTACTTCCTCGGCTGCTTCGTCCGATACCTCCTCCgctgcctcttcctcctctgcttcCTCCCGCTGGGGCGGGCCGGCGCTGgcgctgcggggggagggcaaaACGCTGAACATCTTCAACATCAACCGGAACCCCTACCTCATCTGCTTGATCAAAAACTCGGAGAGCCTGGAGTACATCGACGGAAGCATCAACCTGTCCTACGAAAATTACAACgacaatgaaaaaatgaacaaaatctGGGAAAACTGTGGAGagtacatatacacattcGAACTCGTTTCTGCGAACATTTTTGTAGATGAGATGTTACATAATttggtttccttttccctacCCATAAGTAAGTACGCCATTGAGTACTCAGTTATTTATTCCCTCATTGGGATTGACATAAATGAATACTCCAAGAATGCTAAGGCTTTCCACAAGAATTTAAAGTTATGTACAGGTCAGGTGAATTTGATTCCTATCCCGTCATACTTTTACAAGAAGAGTTTTTACAAGTGCTTCTCCTACTTCCTCCACAACAAGCAGTGCCTGTGCATTGGAATTTTGCGCTACATGGACATTTCGCCGCTGTGCAGGAAGTCCCGCAAGCTCTTCGTTCTGTCTTGCCCCTCCCGCACGATGAAAATTGAGCGCGACGACCAGGTTGGTGCATCTGTTCCGCTAGgcggagaaaaaagaaagcggcACCCTGCACCATTGAAGTGTTCTACGTTCTGCATTTTGGCATATCTTAATACACACGGAAAGTTGCTCAAAGGAGaggcgtaatttttttttttttttcccccccttcaggCCTACGTCATCTCGTACAACATGAAGTAACCCCGATCGGGTTAGggacgaaaaggaagagtACACATGCCTGATTGGCGACGCAGAGGAAAGGACTAACCGTGGAAGTGTCagcctcttcccccttcctcTCCTTGCGCAGCAGCGCGATTGGACTGCTGCCCTATTGACGCATTTTGAAACGTTTTAATtatctttaatttttaaattgtgaaGGATAAAGGTGGCGCTTTGGTTTggtttgttttgctttgtttCGCTTTGTTTCACGTAGCTTTGCTTTGTTTCACGTAGCTTTGCTTTCTTCGCTTTCTTTGctttctttgctttttttttttttttttttttttgttgtttgatttccccccctgcgctgCGCAGCagtgtttccctttttttgttccaagAACTGCCAGACAATTCGTGCTCCTCGTTCGGGCTTCCCCTGTTTGGTCGTTCCGCCTCTTGGCCATCACCGTTTGGCCGCCTCACCGGTTGGTGTATCATTCGTCTAGCCATTTCCCCattcgttctttttttttttttttttttttttaacccccaaTTTTACCTGACTGGTCAGGCAAAAACGAGAAAAAGTATTGCCTGCAAGGTGTACTGATTCGCTATCTGGTCACCTGATCTGATCATCCGCCCTTTTGCACATTCGTTCGCTTGCTCACCTTCCGCTGCTCCCCAGCGCAACCCCGAACGGAGAGGGCGGCAAAATGAAACCCGCGCGGAGGCGCCTGGCCAAAAGAATTAGCaacttttacaaaaatgtgagcgCAAATGCGCCCCTTTTCGCCACGAACTTGCTGCTGTACCGCTTCGACCGCGACTTGATAGCCACCCTGGTGCAGACATGTAAGAGGCTCCTGAAAAGGCATGCACAGGGGGAGACCAAACCCCACGAGGAGTACTTGCTAATCTttaattatgtaattttttcccacttgcaTTTTGTCCTCTCCGAGTTGGGCCAAAATAATACTCCCCACTTTGACATCGTCTATGATTTGTGTGAGTCCAAATGTGGGAACACTCCCCTTTTAAACGCAAAGAGGTTAACAAAAAGGCGGAAATGCAGCGCGTCCAAGTTGAGGAGGCTACTCATAGGGGGTGGTACACATGGCGGGTTGGATCACTCCCAGGGGGGAACTCCTCATTTGTGTAGCCAgggagaacaaaatgaaacttCTTACGAAAGTTACCaaccaggggggaggaggcataAACAAACAACTAGGCAAGAATCGCATGCGGAAAAACATCCACATGAGTGGAATAAGCACATCTGTCATGAAGGCTATCGGAAGAGGGCCCACCATTGGGGAAGCAAGCCGTTGGGGTATGCTAGCAAAACATATGGAAGGGTGCACATTAGCTACAAAGGTGAACGTAGCTGCACCGTAAAGTACATTACGAACACGTGTCTGCACAATTGGTCTGTGAGACGGTTCCCATTCTGCTCATCCATGGAGTGCTCCGAGGCGGGCGAAAGTCAGTTCGTTGAGCAACTCAAACGATtatacgcacatgtgcactACTGGATGTGTCTCATGCAGCTGAACATGAGGTGCAGGCGTAGCTGCAGAGTAGGCGAGTTGAAAAGTGAAGAGAAAGACATCTATGATggtatatacaaaaatatttacaactTATTCAAACGTATGAATAGGAATCATTTTGAGAGCATCCAAATgataaagaggaagaagcaacagCTTTCCATAACTCACAACTGCGAAATGGAGGACCTTATAAGTGCCACTAAGGGGACCGCAGGGGGTAACTCCAAGGGCACACAACAAATTAATGAGCTTGTCTTTAAGCATATAGCTGAGAAGGAGGCTCTGTGTAGACACGCGGAACACGAGGTGAAGGTCATGCAGCTTGTTAACTTGAAAGAGTACAAGGAGCATATCTTCTACATCTTTAACATCCTACAGAGGGAGAGGAACGTCCTCTCTTTGCCTCCTCTACCGGAGGACGAATTGGAGGGGGTAGATGCAGGCGTGGCTGAGGGATCATTACGGGTTCAGCCCAATGGGTTCTGCCCCTGCGCACATAAGGGAGGGCACCCCTATTTTGCGCTCACAGCAAAACTAGAAAAACTCGCAAAACATTTCCACCTCTTTTACCTGCACAAGCTGATCAAAAGTAATTTGCGCGTAGTCAGGTACCTTCACCTCCACGTCAGGCACTCCGTGTGCGACACGCTTAGCCTGTCCGTAGTCTTCAGCCTCGGCGAAGTGGAAGACCTCTTTCAACGCCACAGGAAGAGCAATGGGGAGTTCAAGGGGCGGCTCTACGGTTTGTTAGGTCGGATGCACCGCGAGCATTGCGTGGGGAGCGGCGGGGCAGACCAGTGCGCCGACCACTACGCAGGTCACTACGCCGATCGATGCCCCCACCGGGGAACGAATGGCACTCCCGCGTGGACGCACACCGAGTCCAAATATTTCGACGCTACGGGGCGGTTTAGAAGCAAATTGGGAGCACCGGCGGAAGAGAAAGCCCCCTTCAACAAAAGCTACGACAGTACGCACAAGTACTCCCGAGATGACTCCATCTGGTTTGTTCCGCAAGACAATGCTTGTGCTGAGGAGGAGTCTGCTCATACCCATCTGAGCAAAGTAACCCTAAGGGAGAAGGAGCTAAACGGACTGGTCCTCTACGTGGGTGAAGATGCCAACAGCTTCTGCAAAGAAAATGTCTACCAAAGTATCTTCAGCATCAGCATGAACAAGACagattttgtttttcccacTTTGAAGGAGCAGCTGGGGATGTTCCGCCAGTTTGTGAGCGGCAATGGAGAAgtgcaaggggggggagaagccgcACGGAAGTCCTCCCCTGAGATGCCAACCCAGTTGCGATGCGGAAACATCATCATAACGAGGCACACCAATTTGAAAATCGGAATGGAGAGGGGTGCcacccccaaggggggggaaaagagcgctaaaaaaggggggcacaatggagaggaacaaaatggagggcatcaaaacggagggggaaaaacaaacaaagcATCACCTTACGACATGACGGCGATCAAAAATCACGCCAATGACTTCTTCAGTTTGGAAAGAATTAACACGAGTAACCTCCCCTCGTCCATCCTGCCAATATACGAGCAGCTGAAAAGAAATAGCCACTACTTCATGCacaaggaggggggggaaacgtcGGTTCGCGCGGATGCGAAGGAAAGCGCAGCGTGTAAGCTGTGCAAGCTGGGCGAACTGGGCAAACCGGGTAAACCGCATgccaacattttaaaaaaaaagaaaattcacGTGGATGTAATTTTCCACATCATTATTCCCCAAAATGCGAACAGCAAAAGCTTCCAAATCATTTTACTCTCCCTGTTGAAGGTTCTGGACTTGTGTAGGAGCTACCACGTCTCCTCGCTGACGTGCCCCCTGCCCTACGTGCACGACGTGGTACATAAGAACAAGCGCCCCGTCGTTTATGCCTTCATGTACTCCCTCGTGTTCAGCCTCCTGAATTATGTCAAGTGCACGCAGTCGCCCGCCCAGCAGGTGCGCGTGCTGCACTTCGTCTTCCCCAATTTGGCGTTTCGCGAGGGGGGCGCGGCAGGGAGAGCGacaggaggagcggcagaCATAGTAGCACGCGGCGTGGCGGTGGACAGCTCCGTGGAGAAGAAGACGGCGAAGAAGACCTCCCCCCTGAATGAGGAGTCCCCCCTGCATCCAAGTGCCAACTCGGACGGACTTCCCAAAGAGCGCATGTCAAGCATGGCCTCCTTCATTTACCGTGTTGCCAACGACATGCGGGGGAAGTACACCCTCGTTGAGAGCATCTAACGATATAACGATGGAGGTTCTTTTGTTGGAAGGCACAAAGTGGAGAGGCCATATGGGAGTTACGCTTCTCTACGCTACGCGGGAGAaggttcacaaaaaaaaaaaaaaaaaagggaaaaaaaaatgaaaaaaaaaaagaagaaaaaaaaaactacccTGCGCGCGATCAAAAGTACATTCGAAGAAAGGGCTGTCCTTTACGCGCCGCGCCTCCTCCGAACACCGTGTCTGCGCTGTTCACGAAAAACTCGCTCTTTATTTCCAGCCCCATAACCTCACTGGGGTTGTAGTTTTTAAACCTGGCCAAGTCGCTCAGCATCTGCAGTTTGCGCGCAGCCAGGTCGCCTTCGTCCTGTGGATTGCCCCCCTGTGGGGCGGGCAGAAATATTTGATGGTAATGAAACCTGTTGGTTAACACTTTATTTAAGTCCAACAGGGTGTTTAGAATTACCAGCTCGGAGCAGACGTTCCTCACGAGCCGATTGTGATCACTTGCTTTGTTCCCCATGGAGCGGTACAGCTGGTTGACGTTCGCCTGGACCTCGTCGAGGGTGTCACGTTGGAAGTAGCTCATGAGGGGGGGCGCTCCCTCTGTGCTAGCGGTAGGGCCACAGGGTGAGCTGGCTGTATCGTCTCCGAATGCACTGTGGGGAGGGACATCCCGCTGCTGCGCGGCCGCCCCATTTGGTCCCTCACAAACTTCGATGGGGAGATCATCCCTCGGGGGTAGCTCCGCGATGCACAGCACCTTCTGGTGGAAAAACGCATAGCAGTTGAGCAGCAATCGGTTGAGTCGTTCCTCTCGcaggaagtggaagaaggaGACGATGGAGAGAGCATCCGCAAAGATGGCCGCATCATACTCTGGAGAGAtgttcttcgtttttttcctcaccagGTATATGAGCACATCTGAAAGGGAGTACAACACCTCCTTCATGCATTGCCTGACTTGAAATAGCTTATCAAATGAGAGGTCCCTCCGCTTGGCGTTGAATCCCTGGTTGGTCTCGCCTACTCTGCAAAACATATGTCTGAAGATCTTCTTAACAACTTTGGTCTTTCTTCTCTTCAAAATTTCGATCGTCTGTCTCGACTGGGTAGCCGCATGACAGGTGGACTGCTCCCCCTGGGTGGCCACTCCATCTGGGGAGTCGTAGCAGCAcataaaggagaagaaagaaTCCATGCACTCTTCAGATTTGTCCCTAAACAAGGACAGATACGAAACGAACTTGTAGACCACTTCACCAATGTACAGGTAGCTATTCTTTCCAGAGAAAACGAAGCAATGCTCCTTCATAAATCTAACGAAGATGAGGAACAGCTTATAAGAGCTAATGCCTCCTTGGAAAGCATCATTCAAATCattttgtaataaaaaaattttaaaaaaaatgataatatatttgatgAGGGGGTTTTCTTTTAAAGCATTTTGAGTCTCTACAGTGCTGATGATGGCACTAACTTGATTGAAGGAGAAGTCAACTGAAATTTGAGCATTTGTGAAGAAGCATTTAATTATTGGCACTTTGGCATTTATAATTGGCTTAATATTTGCGTTTTCAAAAAGCTTATTACTTTTCATTTCGCCATACAGCTTATACACATTGTTGATGTCGCTTTGGGTTCTATTGTAGATGCAGATGTCTACATCTGCGTTATAGAGATCCAAATCGGTGTTGCATGAACCGAAGATTAGCATATACACTTCTGGGTATATTCCCCTTATGAATCGCTCCACCTCTTTTACGAGCTTTTCCCTCATCGCTATTTCGTGCCTTCTGGGCTTCATCAGGTGAGTCAACTGCGTAACCTCCTTGCCCAGGTTATAGAAGAGCTCAATGGTGGAGCTCTCCAGGTACTGCCTCTGCGCGAGGCCGTTCGTTTGGTCTTTCCTCACGGGGGGTTCACgcgtggggggagaagcgggagggGGTGACGATTGCGATTGCGGCGGTGATTGCAGCTGTGGTGACGAATGCGACTGCGATTGCGACTCCCGTGGGGGGGCACTCTTGCAAGGCCGCTTCTCCCCGAGGACGGCCCTCGCATTGGCGTCCATCTCGCTGGCCATCATACTGTACGCATCCGCCGTGCGCCCTGTGCAGAAGTAGATCCTCCTCAAATCGTCAAGGTAGTGGCTACAAAAGGGACGGCCATTCTTTTGCATGAAGCGGGGTACGCCATTTTCATGCTCTGCATCTTCCCATGTGGGTTCCGTGCGCGGGGGgcttcttctcttcttcccTATGCCCACCCCGTCTATGCGCTTCACTTTGTAATTCTGCCTCCCGGGGGCGTTGTGGCGATCGGGCCCGGTTGCGCGACGGTGGGGGTGGCCTCCATAGGGGTTTCCTCCATAGGGGTTTTCTCCATAGGGGTTTTCTCCATAGGGGTTTTCTCCATAGGGGTTTTCTCCATAGGGGTTTTCTCCATAGGGGGTTCCTCCAAAAGGATTGCCTCCATACGGATTACTTCTGCACATCTGttcttcgtcctcctcctcgttgtGGGCACgtctcttcctcccctgcCCCATCTGTCCCATCTGccccttctgcttctgctgcttctgctgcttcttctgtttctcctgcttctgctgcttcttcagctgctcctgcttcttctgcttctgctgcttcttcagctgctcctgcttcttctgctgctcctgctgcttctgcttcttcaactgctcctgcttcttcagcagcttctgcttcttctgctgcttcttcttcttcagctgcTTCCACCACTCGGGGTTCCTCTTCACCCCGAAGCCACCGCTCACGCGCTTCCCCATAAGAGCGCCCATTTTCTTCGCGAGTTTCTTCTCTTTGTACCATTTCTCCATTCTTCCCaacaccccctttttgattcGATCCCCCTTGGTCATGTCTGGCCTGTGGGTGAGTGATCAGTTATATATCTGGTCGGTAGCTCCACCGATGATGTGCATCCCTATCTGAGGTGAGCGAACTTCGCGCGGGGGGAAGGTGCACCCCTCCCTGTGGCACTCCTGCCTCGGTGCGCGAACTTGGGCGGGACCCTCCGTGGGCGCCAAAGGGGAAGTTAACTATTTCCCCCACTTTGCAGTATGTATCTCTCCCTTTGGGATTTTACGCCGCTAAGTCGCTACGCCGCTGCACCGTTatgccgcttcgccgctacGCCTTTGCTGGCGCGAGGTGGTGGCTACGCGCGCCGAATGGAGCTGCCCCCGGGGGGAATTCCTcacgaaggggggaaataaaacagGCCATACAAAAGGCGAACCGAGGGGGTCACAAGGAGAAAGAAACCGCCAACCAGCAAAGGTACGAGGCACCCTCTCCTTTGCGAACtggggacaaaaaaaggaaattcaaAGGAACGAAGCTGTGCGAAGGATGCGCTACTGGTTGCTACGTAAATTGTGATGGCAGCGAACGTGAATGCcatgtgagaaaaaaaaaaaaaaaaaaaaaaaaggcccatACAACTGGATccctttttgtacatttcgtGGAAATACGCGAAAGGGAAATctacaaatggggaaacatggagatgtaaaaaaaaaaaaaaataggaggaAGTAATTTCCCGCAAGGCACATTTCGGgggaataagaaaaaaaaaaaaaaaaaaaaaaaacaaagcaaagcaaagcaaagcaaagcataGCATAGCATAGCATAGCATAGCATAGCATAGCATAGCATAGCATAGCATAGCAAAAGCGAAACGATCCGGGGGAGGCAAAACCCGGCGCTCCAACTAGCACTGTTCTCGCCACCACGAGGATCCCCGCTAACCAAACCTTcgcaacgtttttttttgtacgtgCAAAAACGCAGCACTGTGGTTAGCGGTGGGGAGGGGCTTCATTCTCCATGCGCATCATCCAACGCACATGATcgcgcctcccccctcgcCCGCTTCCGCTCAGTCGTATTCCATGCAGTCCGCCTGCACGTTAATCTCCTTGTAGATGTTTAGCAGGTGGTTATACTTCATGTGCATCATCTCGATGATGCCCTTCATCGTTTCCGACGATTTGAGATCGCCGAAGACGAGAGAAAAATAGTACTCCTTACAATTGGGGTACTCGTTGAAAGTCCAATTTTTcgaaatataatttttgttcttccactTGAGGAAGCATTCCATCAACTCCTTGGCACACTCGTCCACCTGGGGGTCGTTGATGGTGATCCAATCGCTACTAATCTTTGTTGCGTTATCCTGAAGGGGCATGGCGAACACCTGGCCGGGGTGACCGTCCAGCTGTTCTTCGCGGAAaggtttttccttctccagAGATTCgtactccttttttcgcAGGAGGAAATCGTCAAGTGTGCTTTGCATGTCCAGCTCGTTCGCAGCGGGGCACTCTACTGGGTCATCGCCCTCGTCGCCCTGGTCACCCGCATCACCCTGGTCACCCTCATCAccctgctcatttttttttttttttttttttttccagctagccatttcgcACTCTTCACTTTTcgcattttggctagcttgttcataaaaatttgttttgttcTGAACGAGGCCTTCTTTTTTGGAGCACTTacttttcgcttcttttccGCTTTTCCTCGCCGCCCCCTTTCTGTTGACCTTCCCCGTGCAGTGTCCCCCGGTGAGGTCCGCCATGGAGCTGCTGCGCTTCAGGTAGGGGTAaaactttttgttttccgcCTCCGCGAACTGGGAGACTTCCTGGGCGTACTTCTTCTCGAGGGAGCTGCGGCGGCTGCGTTTGGgcgccccccctttgggcGAGGTGTGTTTGGACGATCTATGTTTGGATGATCTGTGTTTGGACGATCTTTGTTTGGACGATCCATGTTTGGATGATCTATGTTTGGATGATCCATGTTTGGTCGAAgtgtgtttccccccttctgcttctcccccctcccgcTTTGCTCCCCCGCCCAGCGCGCGCGCCACGTACTTGGCGTAGCTCCTCTCGTAGCACTTGATGCAGGCGATGTACTTCAGGTCGGCGAAGCGAATGAGGGGGCGGATCTCAATGTTCGTCAGCTTGTACAgccacataaaaaaaatttttatttcgttaGTTAGCTGCTTGTAAAGggggatgttttttttttttctctccttcttGCGTTTCTTCCGCAGCCCCTTCTTGTTAAGTAGGTAGCTCAAGTTAACCAtggacacacacacatgtctGTTTTTAATCCTTTTGATTCGTCGGAGGAAATACTTCATCCCTTCGACTAGCCTGCTCCTCAGTTTGCTTAGGTAGTTGTAGTAAAACACGAGATGCTCATCGGTCGAGTTCGTCCTCGTCCCGATGACATAattctttttgcttcctcccttTGAGCCACTTAGCGAGTTTTTCCTCCCCGAGCTTCCATTCTGTGCGTTTTTACCATCCCTATCTGCCACCTCTTCGTCGTCTTTTTTTAGATAAATTTTgatttcctccccctgcagCAGGTATGGCGTGCAGTATTGAATGGGGATGTCTTCCCACCTGAGCGCGTTCAGcttctttatcatttttttaatttttttttt contains:
- a CDS encoding hypothetical protein, conserved (encoded by transcript PVX_124000A), which encodes MTKGDRIKKGVLGRMEKWYKEKKLAKKMGALMGKRVSGGFGVKRNPEWWKQLKKKKQQKKQKLLKKQEQLKKQKQQEQQKKQEQLKKQQKQKKQEQLKKQQKQEKQKKQQKQQKQKGQMGQMGQGRKRRAHNEEEDEEQMCRSNPYGGNPFGGTPYGENPYGENPYGENPYGENPYGENPYGGNPYGGHPHRRATGPDRHNAPGRQNYKVKRIDGVGIGKKRRSPPRTEPTWEDAEHENGVPRFMQKNGRPFCSHYLDDLRRIYFCTGRTADAYSMMASEMDANARAVLGEKRPCKNQTNGLAQRQYLESSTIELFYNLGKEVTQLTHLMKPRRHEIAMREKLVKEVERFIRGIYPEVYMLIFGSCNTDLDLYNADVDICIYNRTQSDINNVYKLYGEMKSNKLFENANIKPIINAKVPIIKCFFTNAQISVDFSFNQVSAIISTVETQNALKENPLIKYIIIFFKIFLLQNDLNDAFQGGISSYKLFLIFVRFMKEHCFVFSGKNSYLYIGEVVYKFVSYLSLFRDKSEECMDSFFSFMCCYDSPDGVATQGEQSTCHAATQSRQTIEILKRRKTKVVKKIFRHMFCRVGETNQGFNAKRRDLSFDKLFQVRQCMKEVLYSLSDVLIYLVRKKTKNISPEYDAAIFADALSIVSFFHFLREERLNRLLLNCYAFFHQKVLCIAELPPRDDLPIEVCEGPNGAAAQQRDVPPHSAFGDDTASSPCGPTASTEGAPPLMSYFQRDTLDEVQANVNQLYRSMGNKASDHNRLVRNVCSELVILNTLLDLNKVLTNRFHYHQIFLPAPQGGNPQDEGDLAARKLQMLSDLARFKNYNPSEVMGLEIKSEFFVNSADTVFGGGAARKGQPFLRMYF